Proteins encoded in a region of the Novibacillus thermophilus genome:
- a CDS encoding NAD(P)-binding protein — translation MRKYVENVIIGGGHKGCLLAEQLEEGGRDYLLLEMSAFLGGLYRFEQWYLKDQDPLEELNIDFSNCMTETLVQSITKSRKIIAEQKKQLLEIEAEIVYVATGSYEIPMVFPGWTLLPGVLTQQAAK, via the coding sequence TTGCGAAAGTATGTTGAAAACGTCATTATAGGTGGAGGCCATAAGGGGTGCCTTTTAGCGGAGCAATTAGAAGAAGGGGGGCGAGATTACTTATTGCTTGAAATGTCTGCGTTTTTAGGAGGATTATACCGTTTTGAACAATGGTATTTAAAAGATCAAGATCCACTGGAAGAACTTAACATTGACTTTAGTAATTGCATGACAGAAACACTTGTCCAATCCATCACAAAATCACGGAAAATTATAGCAGAACAAAAAAAACAACTCCTAGAAATAGAAGCAGAAATTGTCTATGTAGCAACTGGAAGCTATGAAATTCCGATGGTCTTCCCTGGATGGACACTTCTCCCGGGCGTTTTAACACAACAGGCTGCAAAATAA
- a CDS encoding transposase, translated as MIQTCDPIDDRMYVLGDSWYTNDKVISACDRRGFFYIGGLKMNAIVYPWEHRSSVKMLAHSLRPEDLHSVTVAGKRYDVFVYEGKVSKINNAQVILSWENGYHPNELPFVLVCTDVSLDPVTVLTYYGKRWEIETGYRYLKENQGFDQYQMRSLKAIRRFWVLQFLAYTYLEIQRDQHQFSTLGEVLHQERQAYLGRLMMYAYEQGLKRVPAKQMLHEFGLTA; from the coding sequence TTGATTCAAACATGTGACCCCATCGATGATCGCATGTATGTGTTGGGAGACAGTTGGTATACAAACGATAAGGTCATCTCCGCTTGTGACCGCCGCGGCTTCTTTTACATCGGTGGCCTGAAAATGAATGCCATTGTCTATCCTTGGGAACACCGGTCCTCTGTCAAAATGCTTGCTCATTCCCTGCGTCCCGAAGACCTCCACTCCGTAACCGTGGCGGGAAAGCGGTACGATGTGTTTGTATATGAAGGGAAAGTGAGCAAGATCAATAACGCACAGGTCATTCTTTCTTGGGAGAATGGTTATCACCCGAATGAACTCCCGTTTGTTCTCGTCTGTACAGACGTTAGTTTGGACCCTGTGACCGTCCTGACTTATTACGGAAAACGGTGGGAGATTGAAACCGGGTACCGGTATTTAAAAGAAAACCAAGGATTTGATCAGTACCAAATGCGTTCCTTAAAGGCAATTCGTCGCTTCTGGGTTCTACAGTTTTTGGCGTACACTTACCTTGAAATCCAACGTGACCAACACCAATTTTCGACACTTGGAGAAGTCCTTCATCAGGAACGGCAAGCCTATTTGGGCCGGTTAATGATGTACGCTTATGAACAGGGATTAAAGCGTGTACCGGCCAAACAGATGTTACACGAGTTTGGTTTGACCGCTTAA
- a CDS encoding mandelate racemase/muconate lactonizing enzyme family protein, with the protein MRITDLQATAVSVPFKEREIFSFGYREGLSNVIIEIKTDEGISGIGECMGNPSAGAILEAIQLFRPHLIGQDVFSIENITADFYKKARWAYFRNLGNSALAGVEMALWDIIGKKTVQPIYRLLGGKVRDQISFFTWIQRKNIDHMVEEAKNAVGKGARILYLKVGFDSNEDLEMVSAIRSAVGEDVRIRLDPNEAWDEGLAMVLIEKFKAYNVELVEQPTSRLQVDSLVRLRERTGVPIAADQAAWLPEDCMNILSHGACDVLITDAHRVGGLLALKKVAAACQMAGVPFCRHSQPELGISLAAGIHVIATIPNLTEGNQTYAQLLSDDIVKEVMKPDVDKMDLIEKPGLGVTLDRDKLNHYAELYQKQGEFTIIG; encoded by the coding sequence ATGCGAATTACTGACCTTCAAGCAACTGCCGTTTCTGTTCCATTCAAAGAACGCGAAATTTTTTCGTTTGGTTATCGAGAAGGGCTCAGTAACGTCATTATTGAAATTAAAACAGATGAAGGTATTAGTGGTATTGGGGAATGTATGGGAAATCCTTCTGCGGGTGCTATTTTAGAAGCTATACAGTTATTCCGCCCACATTTAATAGGTCAAGACGTTTTTTCAATCGAAAATATTACTGCCGATTTTTATAAAAAGGCGCGTTGGGCTTATTTTCGAAATCTCGGAAATTCAGCCTTGGCTGGAGTGGAAATGGCTCTCTGGGATATTATAGGTAAAAAAACCGTCCAACCGATTTATCGACTGTTGGGAGGAAAGGTACGTGATCAAATTTCCTTTTTTACTTGGATCCAACGAAAAAATATTGATCATATGGTAGAAGAGGCCAAGAACGCCGTCGGAAAAGGAGCCAGAATTCTTTATTTAAAGGTTGGTTTTGATTCAAACGAAGATCTTGAAATGGTGTCAGCGATAAGGTCTGCTGTCGGAGAAGATGTTCGTATACGGTTGGATCCCAATGAAGCATGGGATGAAGGATTGGCGATGGTGCTGATAGAGAAGTTTAAAGCCTACAACGTGGAACTCGTGGAGCAGCCTACTTCCCGTCTTCAGGTCGATAGCCTTGTTCGATTGCGCGAGCGCACAGGCGTACCTATAGCAGCAGATCAGGCTGCCTGGCTTCCTGAAGATTGTATGAATATTTTATCTCATGGCGCTTGTGATGTACTCATCACGGATGCACATCGCGTCGGCGGTCTGCTCGCATTAAAAAAAGTAGCAGCAGCGTGCCAAATGGCGGGCGTGCCTTTCTGTCGCCACAGTCAACCCGAGTTAGGTATTTCACTAGCGGCAGGGATTCACGTGATAGCAACAATCCCGAATTTAACTGAAGGCAATCAGACGTATGCGCAGTTGCTGTCAGATGATATTGTGAAAGAAGTGATGAAACCGGATGTGGATAAGATGGATCTAATAGAAAAACCAGGGTTAGGGGTAACGCTTGACCGTGATAAATTGAATCACTATGCGGAGTTATATCAAAAACAAGGGGAGTTTACGATTATCGGCTGA
- a CDS encoding dicarboxylate/amino acid:cation symporter, producing MYKLWEFYRDKSFMLKITVGFVLGVLVGLIFGPSAQVLSPLGDLLLRLLNMIIVPLILFTLIAAVNNTNSKKLGKIGGKIFVYYILTTAVAIVIGLLLAMLVNPGLGLALPQENVEVPEAPTFIQVLLEIVPTNIFEAMVNADILGIIFVAIIIGVTISSLRHASETKLNDWGNTLLKITDAGSEVVFRILNGVLQYAPIGVFAIGASAIGGQGLDALASLAKLTGVVYVAVAVQFIVVYMLLLRVFKVPIIPFFKNVSEAISTAFMTSSSLGTLPITIKSAKKAGIGDDVSSFTLPVGATVNMDGAAIRLGVSAIFAANIIGLDLSFSALFGIVLTGTLASIGTAGVPGAGLIALSIVLTQAGLPIEVVALVAGVDVVLGMIATACNVTGDLVGAAIVDKSEKKNVSGVQRYTQEEAM from the coding sequence ATGTATAAATTGTGGGAATTCTATCGTGACAAGTCCTTTATGCTGAAAATAACAGTGGGCTTCGTATTAGGCGTACTCGTAGGATTGATCTTCGGGCCATCTGCTCAGGTGTTATCCCCTTTAGGTGATCTTTTACTTCGTCTGCTCAATATGATTATTGTACCCCTAATTTTGTTTACTCTTATTGCTGCAGTTAATAACACCAACTCGAAGAAGCTTGGGAAAATAGGGGGAAAGATTTTTGTCTACTACATTTTAACGACTGCTGTTGCCATCGTCATCGGGCTCTTGTTGGCGATGTTAGTCAACCCCGGGTTGGGACTGGCACTGCCACAGGAGAATGTTGAAGTGCCGGAAGCCCCGACATTTATTCAAGTTTTATTGGAAATTGTCCCAACCAACATTTTTGAGGCAATGGTTAATGCAGATATATTGGGGATTATATTTGTGGCGATTATTATTGGAGTAACGATTTCTTCCCTCCGTCATGCAAGCGAAACAAAATTGAATGATTGGGGTAACACACTGTTAAAAATTACAGACGCTGGAAGTGAAGTTGTCTTCCGTATACTTAACGGAGTTCTTCAGTACGCTCCAATAGGTGTGTTTGCTATTGGTGCTTCCGCAATCGGTGGACAAGGTTTGGATGCACTAGCTTCACTAGCAAAATTGACCGGTGTCGTTTATGTGGCTGTTGCTGTTCAATTTATTGTTGTTTACATGTTGCTACTACGTGTGTTCAAAGTCCCGATCATACCGTTTTTTAAAAATGTGAGCGAGGCGATCTCGACAGCTTTTATGACGTCAAGTAGCCTGGGGACGCTTCCTATTACGATAAAATCTGCCAAGAAGGCAGGGATTGGCGACGATGTTTCGAGTTTTACTTTACCAGTTGGGGCAACCGTTAACATGGATGGGGCAGCCATTCGCTTAGGGGTTTCTGCTATATTTGCTGCGAATATTATTGGGCTTGATTTAAGTTTTTCGGCTCTTTTCGGGATCGTCTTGACAGGGACACTAGCATCAATAGGGACAGCAGGTGTGCCCGGAGCAGGATTGATTGCACTATCAATCGTGCTTACGCAGGCAGGGTTGCCGATTGAGGTGGTCGCGCTTGTTGCTGGGGTGGATGTAGTACTAGGAATGATTGCAACGGCTTGTAACGTGACAGGAGATTTGGTTGGTGCCGCCATTGTTGATAAGAGTGAGAAAAAAAATGTGTCTGGTGTTCAACGATACACTCAAGAAGAAGCAATGTGA
- a CDS encoding FadR/GntR family transcriptional regulator, which yields MPFKKAERPKKLFVFIADQIMEAIQNEEFQPGDMLPSERSLAEKFAVSRPIIREAISSLQLLGIVQTYTGRGTIVLRKPPVDKSQQLWFLENEESPLQVLEARMIVEPGSAKLAAERRDSTSITRMEKLLGEMEQSLDNLSRYSSLDMQFHLEVAIASQNAVIQQFVESVIKYGNQNLGRRIREGTHHLGRSLANQYVGHHRLLFEAIVAEDGDKADEAMRVHLTSAYKNWFVSEKD from the coding sequence ATGCCTTTTAAAAAAGCGGAGCGACCAAAAAAACTATTCGTATTTATTGCAGACCAAATTATGGAAGCCATACAAAATGAAGAATTTCAACCCGGTGACATGTTGCCTTCGGAGCGTTCGTTGGCTGAAAAATTCGCTGTTAGTCGCCCGATTATACGTGAAGCTATTTCTTCCCTACAGCTGCTGGGTATTGTACAAACCTATACGGGGCGGGGCACAATTGTCCTAAGAAAACCACCTGTGGATAAAAGTCAGCAACTTTGGTTTTTAGAAAACGAAGAGAGCCCTTTGCAAGTATTGGAAGCTCGCATGATTGTTGAACCAGGCAGTGCCAAATTAGCCGCTGAAAGGAGGGATTCGACCAGTATTACACGTATGGAGAAACTGCTAGGAGAGATGGAACAGTCGCTTGACAACCTAAGTCGGTATAGCAGTCTCGACATGCAATTTCATTTGGAAGTGGCGATTGCTAGTCAAAATGCTGTGATTCAACAATTTGTTGAATCGGTGATTAAATACGGGAATCAGAATTTAGGTCGAAGAATAAGAGAAGGTACGCATCACCTCGGTCGTTCACTCGCCAATCAGTATGTCGGCCATCATCGCTTGCTATTTGAGGCCATTGTCGCCGAAGATGGTGACAAAGCCGATGAAGCGATGCGGGTACACCTGACGAGTGCCTACAAAAACTGGTTTGTCAGTGAAAAAGACTAG